Sequence from the candidate division WOR-3 bacterium genome:
TGATGTTAAGTCTCCTGAGGTCGTGTTTTACGATGATGGTGGAGCGGTCTATTCAAGGCTGCGGGCTGATGCCGGGGTTGTATTGAGCCGAAACGAGGATTTGGTGGCACGGGGTAATGTGGTGGTGGAAACCGCGGAAAGCACCCGACTTTACACCGATTCTCTGGTCTGGAACAACACCCGTAAACTTATTCTGACCGACGCCGTAGTGACAATCGAGTCACCCAAAGGCAGAATCGTTGGTAAGGGTTTGGTGGCGGATGCCGGACTGAACAAAATTGAGATTGTCAGTGAGGTGCGCGGGAGTTCCAACTATGAGTTTGCGCCGTAAGATTGCCTGCGGTTTCGGTTTTTTGATTCTTAGCGAAATTGGGTTCGGGGCTGATATCTATGCCCGAAAGATGGAGATTGTAAAGACGCCGACCGGTCCCGCGACAGTGTTTCGCGACAGTGTGGCGATAATCGAAGACGGGACAGTTTTGGTCAGCCGGCAGGCGGTGATACAGGAGCGGGCAGGCTGGGCAGTATTATCGGAATCGGTCTATATCCGGACTCCGGAGGCGCAGGTGTGGGCAGATTCGGTAATGTACGACTTTAAAGAAAAAAAGGCGACAATCCTGGCACCAGTGCGAGAGAGCGTTGTTGTTAAACAGGAGTCAACTGTCATCCGGGCACCGCAGGTTGACTACTTAATTGGCAGGCGGTGGCTCGGAGCACCACGGGGATTGGAGATTACCAATGAGGGTGGTTATTTTTTAACCGGTGCCCGGGGCAGTTATGATTTAAACGAGCGGACCGGAGTTGTTGATTCCGCACCACTGCTGACGATTGAGCGAGAACAGGCGCCGGTTCAGGTGACGGCAAATCGGATGCTTTATCAAGAGGCAGGTGCGGTTGCCCGGGCTGAAGGTCAGGTTCGAGTTCAGTCCGCGGCAAGTTCGCTTTTGTGCGATACCGCGATATTCTTTCCTAATCGCGATTCAGGATTTGCCTGGGGCAGTCCGGTACTCGAAGACAGCGCGGGTCGTGCCGAGGGAGATACGGTTGTGTTTCTTGTTTCCAGTGGTACCCTGCGCGAGGTCGCGTTGCGGGGCAGAACGACCGGAAGGTATCGAACCGAAGGTGGTGATACGGTGGTGGTTCAGGGAAAGGGGATTTCGGTTTTGATTACCGAAGGCAAAATCGAGCAGATTGAGGTGGCGGAGTTGAGTTCAGGACAGTTGATTCGGAAGGCAGTGAAGCGATGAAACTGATTGCTGAGGGCCTGGTTAAGTCTTACGGCGGTCGCAAGGTGGTAAATCGGGTTTCGCTGGAGTTGAGCCGGGGCGAGGTTGTCGGGCTTTTGGGACCGAATGGCGCGGGGAAAACAACAACCTTCCATATGATTACCGGTTTTATCAAGCCCGAGCAGGGTAAGATTTTTCTCGATGGAATGGACATCACCCATATGCCGGTTTACAAACGGGCGCGACAGGGAATCGGGTATCTTTCCCAGGAGCCATCGGTATTTCGCAGGTTGACGGTTGAGGAGAATATCAGGGCGATTCTTGAGATGCTGGGTGTACCCAGAGATGAGCAGCGGCGTCAGGTTGATGAACTGTTAGACAAACTGAATATCGCGCATCTGGCGCATCAGCGCGCCGGCACACTTTCCGGTGGTGAGCGCCGACGGGTTGAACTTGCCCGGGCACTGGCACCAAAGCCCGCTTTTCTCTTACTGGATGAGCC
This genomic interval carries:
- the lptB gene encoding LPS export ABC transporter ATP-binding protein, with the protein product MKLIAEGLVKSYGGRKVVNRVSLELSRGEVVGLLGPNGAGKTTTFHMITGFIKPEQGKIFLDGMDITHMPVYKRARQGIGYLSQEPSVFRRLTVEENIRAILEMLGVPRDEQRRQVDELLDKLNIAHLAHQRAGTLSGGERRRVELARALAPKPAFLLLDEPFTGVDPIVRAEIQKIVRRLCEEGLGILITDHNVRETLEITERAYLMYDAQVLISGTAAELIQNERAREVYLGEKFQI
- the lptC gene encoding LPS export ABC transporter periplasmic protein LptC, producing the protein MPDVSEGLPDQIVHEFVLQESASGRRLYRLTAIEAVVLEREGRIDVKSPEVVFYDDGGAVYSRLRADAGVVLSRNEDLVARGNVVVETAESTRLYTDSLVWNNTRKLILTDAVVTIESPKGRIVGKGLVADAGLNKIEIVSEVRGSSNYEFAP